The following coding sequences are from one Aeromicrobium duanguangcaii window:
- a CDS encoding MarR family winged helix-turn-helix transcriptional regulator, whose translation MTSITQAARANPAWGALAAIARIERGRRAADSLRFTHADQRLLWMFSDGKPRTLREIADELGLEQSTVNRQVNSALKAGRLRRSREPGQTAWQFLATDEALAEFVRDLQDHLALLEQGLQAVPEDERSRFLEHLGAFATAYNEAATQR comes from the coding sequence ATGACGTCCATCACGCAGGCCGCCCGCGCCAACCCGGCCTGGGGCGCCCTCGCGGCGATCGCGAGGATCGAGCGGGGCCGCCGAGCCGCCGACAGCCTGCGCTTCACCCACGCCGATCAGCGGTTGCTGTGGATGTTCTCCGACGGCAAGCCCCGCACGCTGCGCGAGATCGCGGACGAGCTCGGCCTCGAGCAGTCCACCGTGAACCGTCAGGTCAACAGCGCCCTCAAAGCCGGTCGCCTGCGACGGTCCCGCGAGCCCGGCCAGACGGCGTGGCAGTTCCTGGCCACCGACGAGGCCCTGGCCGAGTTCGTGCGGGACCTGCAGGATCATCTGGCCCTGTTGGAACAGGGTCTCCAGGCCGTGCCGGAGGACGAGCGTTCGCGCTTCCTCGAGCACCTCGGGGCCTTCGCCACGGCCTACAACGAGGCTGCCACGCAGCGCTGA
- a CDS encoding FMN-binding glutamate synthase family protein: MDEGTRRRRGTGAAVTGLAAAALGGVVVHDLTQRKHALLRNFPVVGHFRYWVETVGPELRQYIVTSNDEERPFSRDQRRWIYASCKGENNYFGFGTDNDVERSSGYPIIKHRTFAGPGASTSRHGSEGVPLPSAKVLGGPRGRRHAFRPASIVNVSGMSFGALSAPAIQALNEGSALAGCMQNTGEGSIAPAHRHGGDLVFQIGTAYFGCRDDQGRFDLGRLVDLVQSAPVRAIEIKLSQGAKPGLGGMLPGAKVDATIAQIRGIAEGVDCVSPSRHTAFDDVDSMLDFVETIADATGLPVGIKSAVGNLEFWDELVEQMIPRTRGVDFVNIDGGEGGTGAAPMIFADSVAYPFRIAFTEVYKRFAAAGLTDDLTFIGAGKLGLPENALVAFALGADMVNVGREAMLSIGCIQAQKCHTDHCPVGVATQNPRYTRGLDPTLKKHRLAGYVLALRRDLLKVSEAVGVVHPGLITADDIDIMDGQRSGESLRELYGYESGWGELGEKLQMELLDVMESLGEEQAS, translated from the coding sequence ATGGACGAAGGCACACGCAGGCGCCGAGGAACGGGCGCCGCGGTCACGGGACTGGCAGCAGCGGCGCTGGGCGGGGTGGTGGTGCACGACCTGACGCAACGCAAGCATGCGCTCCTGCGGAACTTCCCGGTGGTCGGTCACTTCCGCTACTGGGTCGAGACGGTCGGGCCCGAGCTGCGCCAGTACATCGTGACCAGCAACGACGAGGAGCGCCCGTTCTCGCGGGACCAGCGCCGCTGGATCTATGCCAGCTGCAAGGGCGAGAACAACTACTTCGGGTTCGGCACCGACAACGACGTGGAGCGCAGCTCGGGCTACCCGATCATCAAGCACCGCACGTTCGCCGGTCCGGGTGCCAGCACGTCGCGGCACGGCAGCGAGGGCGTCCCCCTGCCGTCCGCGAAGGTGCTGGGCGGTCCGCGCGGCCGGCGTCACGCGTTCCGGCCGGCTTCGATCGTGAACGTCTCGGGGATGAGCTTCGGGGCGCTGTCGGCCCCGGCGATCCAGGCGCTGAACGAGGGCTCCGCGCTGGCGGGCTGCATGCAGAACACGGGGGAGGGGTCGATCGCGCCGGCCCACCGACACGGCGGTGACCTCGTCTTCCAGATCGGGACGGCGTACTTCGGCTGCCGTGACGACCAGGGGCGCTTCGACCTGGGGCGACTGGTCGACCTGGTGCAGTCGGCGCCCGTGCGGGCCATCGAGATCAAGCTCTCGCAGGGTGCCAAGCCCGGACTGGGCGGGATGCTCCCGGGGGCGAAGGTCGACGCGACGATCGCGCAGATCCGCGGTATCGCCGAGGGCGTCGACTGCGTCTCGCCGAGCCGGCACACCGCCTTCGACGACGTGGACTCGATGCTCGACTTCGTCGAGACGATCGCCGACGCGACCGGACTGCCGGTGGGGATCAAGTCGGCCGTCGGCAACCTCGAGTTCTGGGACGAGCTCGTCGAGCAGATGATCCCGCGGACGCGCGGTGTCGACTTCGTCAACATCGACGGCGGCGAGGGTGGCACGGGCGCCGCGCCGATGATCTTCGCCGACTCCGTCGCGTACCCGTTCCGGATCGCCTTCACCGAGGTCTACAAGCGGTTCGCGGCCGCGGGGCTGACCGACGACCTGACGTTCATCGGAGCGGGGAAGCTGGGCCTGCCCGAGAACGCCCTGGTGGCGTTCGCCCTCGGCGCCGACATGGTCAACGTGGGCCGTGAGGCGATGCTGTCGATCGGCTGCATCCAGGCACAGAAGTGCCACACCGACCACTGTCCGGTCGGGGTGGCCACCCAGAACCCGCGCTACACCCGAGGGCTCGACCCGACGCTCAAGAAGCACCGGCTGGCGGGCTACGTGTTGGCGCTGCGGCGCGACCTGCTCAAGGTCTCCGAGGCAGTCGGCGTCGTCCACCCCGGACTCATCACGGCGGACGACATCGACATCATGGACGGCCAGCGGTCGGGGGAGTCCCTGCGCGAGCTCTACGGGTACGAGTCCGGCTGGGGCGAGCTGGGCGAGAAGCTCCAGATGGAGCTGCTCGACGTGATGGAGTCACTCGGCGAGGAGCAGGCGTCCTGA
- a CDS encoding glycosyltransferase, with product MSSTTGPLAIAIVTFNRSALLDELLQSASTMTTAPDRIVVIDNASTDDTQQVVSAWESKFPPGVLVNHRMATNTGGAGGFSEGTKVALELGAEWVWLMDDDVEILPDALERFAPWMERFKVIHGRRYDVDGTPFYWQAKFNQFLGVPLPYSIKTFNTDGYALTNSGTFEGMLVHADVVRRIGLPDPRFFISWDDAIYAWLASLETEVVYVDEFVLQKKREQKQVSLGIRHLNDSSPLAKYHVMRNRAYVGRYFEEHGRLNRVGFAIGTFLTFAKEIVRLVVVERSAKGFTSLVNGWRDGRKIWADRTWRPMPALTGGSDD from the coding sequence GTGAGTTCGACGACCGGCCCCCTGGCGATCGCCATCGTCACGTTCAACCGATCTGCCCTGCTCGACGAGCTGTTGCAGAGCGCTTCGACGATGACGACGGCGCCTGATCGCATCGTCGTCATCGACAACGCCAGCACCGACGACACGCAGCAGGTCGTGTCCGCCTGGGAGTCGAAGTTCCCTCCCGGCGTCCTGGTCAACCACCGCATGGCGACCAACACCGGCGGCGCCGGCGGCTTCAGCGAGGGCACCAAGGTGGCGCTCGAGCTGGGCGCCGAGTGGGTCTGGCTGATGGACGACGACGTCGAGATCCTCCCGGACGCGCTCGAGCGCTTCGCCCCGTGGATGGAGCGGTTCAAGGTCATCCACGGCCGCCGCTACGACGTCGACGGCACGCCCTTCTACTGGCAGGCCAAGTTCAACCAGTTCCTCGGCGTCCCGCTCCCCTACTCGATCAAGACCTTCAACACCGACGGCTACGCGCTGACCAACTCCGGCACCTTCGAGGGCATGCTCGTGCACGCCGACGTGGTGCGCCGGATCGGCCTGCCCGACCCGCGGTTCTTCATCTCCTGGGACGACGCGATCTACGCCTGGCTGGCCTCGCTCGAGACCGAGGTCGTCTACGTCGACGAGTTCGTCCTGCAGAAGAAGCGCGAGCAGAAGCAGGTCAGCCTCGGCATCCGCCACCTCAACGACTCCAGCCCGCTGGCGAAGTACCACGTGATGCGCAACCGGGCCTACGTCGGCCGCTACTTCGAGGAGCACGGCCGGCTCAACCGGGTCGGCTTCGCGATCGGCACGTTCCTGACCTTCGCCAAGGAGATCGTCCGCCTCGTCGTGGTCGAGCGCTCGGCCAAGGGCTTCACGTCCCTCGTGAACGGCTGGCGCGACGGCCGCAAGATCTGGGCCGACCGCACGTGGCGCCCCATGCCCGCGCTGACGGGCGGCTCCGATGACTGA
- the glf gene encoding UDP-galactopyranose mutase, with the protein MTDVLVVGSGFFGLTVAEQLANDPGLKVHVIDRRPHVGGNAYSEAEPTTGIEVHRYGAHLFHTSNERVWDYVNRFTTFTDYRHHVYSTYRGEVFPLPINLGTINQFTRSAMSPAEARAWVTEQAGTAFSGGAAAAANLEEKAISLIGRPLYEAFIRGYTSKQWQTDPTELSADIITRLPVRYTYDNRYFNDRYEGLPTDGYTAWLERMADHPNITVSLDTDFFDEGQPLNKAATVGQLPIVYTGPVDRYFDHAHGPLGWRTLDFESEVLPIGDFQGTPVMNYADEEIPYTRIHEFRHFHPERDYPSDATVIMREFSRFARAGTDDEPYYPVNTADDRTALKAYRDLVDGESGVHFGGRLGTYQYLDMHMAIASALSMVDNVLRPGLVRG; encoded by the coding sequence ATGACTGACGTCCTGGTGGTGGGGTCGGGCTTCTTCGGCCTGACCGTGGCCGAGCAGCTGGCGAACGACCCCGGCCTGAAGGTGCACGTCATCGACCGCCGCCCGCACGTGGGCGGCAACGCCTACAGCGAGGCCGAGCCCACGACGGGCATCGAGGTTCACCGCTACGGCGCTCACCTGTTCCACACCTCCAACGAGCGGGTGTGGGACTACGTCAACCGCTTCACGACCTTCACCGACTACCGCCACCACGTCTACTCGACCTACCGGGGTGAGGTCTTCCCGCTGCCGATCAACCTCGGCACGATCAACCAGTTCACCCGCTCGGCGATGTCGCCGGCCGAGGCCCGCGCCTGGGTCACCGAGCAGGCCGGCACGGCGTTCTCCGGTGGTGCGGCCGCCGCGGCGAACCTCGAGGAGAAGGCGATCAGCCTGATCGGGCGTCCCCTCTACGAGGCGTTCATCCGCGGATACACGTCCAAGCAGTGGCAGACCGATCCGACCGAGCTCTCGGCCGACATCATCACGCGGCTGCCGGTCCGGTACACGTACGACAACCGCTACTTCAACGACCGGTACGAGGGCCTGCCCACCGACGGCTACACGGCGTGGCTCGAGCGCATGGCCGACCACCCGAACATCACCGTCAGCCTCGACACCGACTTCTTCGACGAGGGCCAGCCGCTCAACAAGGCCGCGACGGTCGGGCAGCTGCCGATCGTCTACACCGGCCCGGTGGACCGCTACTTCGACCACGCCCACGGCCCGCTGGGCTGGCGCACGCTGGACTTCGAGTCCGAGGTGCTGCCGATCGGCGACTTCCAGGGCACGCCGGTGATGAACTACGCGGACGAGGAGATCCCCTACACGCGGATCCACGAGTTCCGCCACTTCCACCCCGAGCGGGACTACCCGTCGGATGCCACGGTGATCATGCGCGAGTTCAGCCGCTTCGCGCGCGCCGGGACCGACGACGAGCCGTACTACCCGGTCAACACCGCCGACGACCGCACGGCGCTGAAGGCCTACCGCGACCTGGTCGACGGCGAGAGCGGCGTGCACTTCGGTGGCCGGCTCGGCACCTACCAGTACCTCGACATGCACATGGCCATCGCGTCGGCGTTGTCGATGGTCGACAACGTCCTGAGGCCGGGACTCGTCCGTGGCTGA
- the arr gene encoding NAD(+)--rifampin ADP-ribosyltransferase, giving the protein MTRPGPEDGPFFHGTKAVLFPGDLLEPGRRSNFGENRTAGHIYFAATLDAAVWGAELSVGEGRGHIYRVEPTGAFEDDPNLTDKKFPGNPTRSYRSTQPIRVVEEVRDWEGHPPEVLQHMLDSLAAMKERGEVVIDD; this is encoded by the coding sequence ATGACTCGACCGGGCCCCGAGGACGGACCGTTCTTCCACGGCACGAAGGCCGTGCTCTTCCCCGGCGATCTGCTCGAGCCGGGTCGCCGCTCGAACTTCGGCGAGAACCGGACCGCCGGGCACATCTACTTCGCAGCGACACTGGACGCGGCGGTGTGGGGCGCCGAGCTCTCGGTCGGCGAGGGGCGGGGCCACATCTACCGCGTCGAGCCGACCGGAGCGTTCGAGGACGACCCGAACCTGACGGACAAGAAGTTCCCGGGCAACCCGACGCGCTCCTATCGCAGCACGCAGCCGATCCGCGTCGTCGAGGAGGTCCGGGACTGGGAGGGGCACCCGCCCGAGGTCCTGCAGCACATGCTCGACAGCCTCGCCGCGATGAAGGAGCGGGGCGAGGTCGTCATCGATGACTGA
- a CDS encoding CDP-glycerol glycerophosphotransferase family protein, whose translation MADSRVGLVPRLRQWAIGRIRRSRFLPVGMPDKRTDEDRLGRPFNQTVLVYFPNGADALYQLRPWFAALQALDATHGVVAVFKDSRTAAIVRAESGLDCVTLARYGQLDEILALSDVKLALYVNHDPINFECLRFTSLMHVYLGHGDSDKGVSISNQVKAYDFCFLAGQAALDRTRAGVMLYDAPARSVLIGQPQLDAPAPVAAPDPNRRTVLYAPTWEASQPSVSYGSLLTHGAAIMDALAGTYRVIYRPHPLNGVIDPAYGEADAAVRARADRVDTDVPLERSFADADLLITDVSAVTLNWLPGGKPVLVTRPRVPVPPSRLMDTLPLLDEGADVAAVVAEHLTADPTAAARRELLEYYLGDTTPGVATQRFLQACTDAIELRDRTWAEHRALGATGP comes from the coding sequence GTGGCTGACTCGCGGGTGGGTCTGGTCCCCCGCCTGCGCCAGTGGGCGATCGGCCGGATCCGCCGCTCGCGCTTCCTGCCCGTGGGCATGCCCGACAAGCGCACCGACGAGGACCGGCTCGGCCGCCCCTTCAACCAGACCGTCCTGGTCTACTTCCCCAACGGCGCCGACGCGCTCTACCAGCTGCGACCGTGGTTCGCGGCCCTGCAGGCGCTCGACGCGACGCACGGCGTGGTGGCGGTCTTCAAGGACTCGCGCACGGCGGCGATCGTCCGCGCCGAGTCGGGCCTGGACTGCGTGACGCTGGCCCGGTACGGCCAGCTCGACGAGATCCTGGCCCTCAGCGACGTGAAGCTGGCGCTGTACGTCAACCACGACCCGATCAACTTCGAGTGCCTGAGGTTCACCTCGCTCATGCACGTCTACCTGGGCCACGGCGACAGCGACAAGGGCGTGTCGATCTCGAACCAGGTCAAGGCCTACGACTTCTGCTTCCTCGCCGGTCAGGCCGCGCTCGACCGGACGCGCGCCGGCGTCATGCTCTACGACGCTCCCGCCCGCTCGGTGCTGATCGGTCAGCCGCAGCTGGACGCGCCCGCTCCGGTCGCCGCGCCGGATCCGAACCGCCGCACCGTGCTCTACGCCCCGACCTGGGAGGCCTCGCAGCCGTCCGTCTCGTACGGATCCCTGTTGACGCACGGCGCCGCGATCATGGACGCGCTGGCCGGCACGTACCGCGTGATCTACCGCCCCCATCCGCTCAACGGCGTCATCGACCCGGCCTACGGCGAGGCCGACGCGGCGGTCCGCGCCCGGGCCGACCGCGTCGACACGGACGTGCCGCTGGAGCGGTCGTTCGCCGATGCCGATCTGCTGATCACCGACGTCTCCGCGGTGACCCTGAACTGGCTGCCCGGCGGCAAGCCGGTGCTGGTGACCCGCCCTCGCGTGCCGGTGCCCCCGTCGCGCCTGATGGACACGCTGCCACTGCTGGACGAGGGCGCCGACGTGGCCGCCGTCGTGGCCGAGCACCTGACCGCCGACCCCACGGCCGCCGCCCGTCGCGAGCTGCTCGAGTACTACCTGGGCGACACCACGCCCGGCGTCGCCACGCAGCGCTTCCTGCAGGCCTGCACCGACGCGATCGAGTTGCGCGACCGGACCTGGGCCGAGCACCGAGCCCTGGGCGCGACCGGCCCCTGA
- a CDS encoding TIGR03086 family metal-binding protein, which yields MDTCELDPACRTLMGIVEDSEDGHLDRPTPCEGVSVGQLLQHIVGLTLAFRAAADKELGPLTDTPPDAGGWPDLEPGWRDALHEQVPRLVTAWCADSAWEGMTRAGGVDLPGAVAGLVALDEVVLHGWDLARAMGREYTLEDATAAACLEFIETFDPAGTPGLFGPAVPVAEDAPVLDRLVARAGRDPRWAPS from the coding sequence ATGGACACGTGTGAGCTCGATCCGGCCTGCCGGACCTTGATGGGGATCGTCGAGGACAGCGAGGACGGGCACCTCGACCGGCCCACGCCCTGCGAGGGCGTCTCCGTCGGGCAGCTGCTCCAGCACATCGTCGGGTTGACCCTCGCCTTCCGCGCCGCCGCCGACAAGGAGCTCGGGCCACTGACCGACACACCGCCCGACGCGGGCGGCTGGCCTGATCTCGAGCCGGGCTGGCGGGACGCGCTGCACGAGCAGGTGCCCCGGCTGGTGACGGCCTGGTGCGCGGACTCCGCCTGGGAGGGGATGACCCGGGCCGGGGGAGTGGACCTGCCCGGAGCGGTGGCGGGCTTGGTGGCCCTCGACGAGGTGGTGCTCCACGGTTGGGACCTCGCCCGCGCCATGGGCCGCGAGTACACGCTCGAGGACGCGACGGCCGCGGCCTGCCTGGAGTTCATCGAGACCTTCGACCCGGCCGGGACGCCGGGGCTCTTCGGACCGGCCGTGCCGGTGGCCGAGGACGCGCCCGTGCTCGACCGCCTCGTGGCCCGCGCCGGACGCGATCCGCGCTGGGCCCCGAGCTGA
- a CDS encoding ASCH domain-containing protein translates to MSWPRVGALRGLELGTPGRMRERLNGLVLSGRKQATAGLLSEYEVEGEELEHVGERLALLDDLGDQISTVEITDVQIVPFIDVPWEFAAAEGEGDADLEEWRDGHRAFWTAEGTPVEDDTAVVCLWFVLV, encoded by the coding sequence ATGAGCTGGCCACGAGTGGGAGCGCTGCGCGGACTGGAGCTGGGAACGCCCGGCCGGATGCGCGAGCGGCTGAACGGGCTGGTCCTGAGCGGCCGGAAGCAGGCCACGGCCGGGCTGCTCTCGGAGTACGAGGTCGAGGGCGAGGAGCTCGAGCACGTCGGAGAGCGGCTTGCCCTGCTGGACGACCTGGGCGATCAGATCTCGACGGTCGAGATCACGGACGTGCAGATCGTGCCCTTCATCGACGTCCCGTGGGAGTTCGCCGCGGCCGAGGGCGAGGGCGACGCCGACCTGGAGGAATGGCGCGACGGCCACCGCGCCTTCTGGACCGCCGAGGGGACGCCGGTCGAGGACGACACCGCGGTCGTGTGCCTGTGGTTCGTCCTGGTCTGA
- a CDS encoding MFS transporter yields MHSPSVADAPVETRFPPIAVILVLCFGSLAGALMQSLVIPIQSELPQLLNTAPGNASWAVTATLLAAAVTMPVTGRLADLYGKKKVMVASAGILVVGSIIAAMSSSLAPFLVGRALQGMAMGYIPVAISMVREIAPVEKRATAVAAVSATLGVGGALGLPLAAWIAQDYSWHALFWFSSVLAAVILFATLIVVPNIHDEHPGRIDVVGVIGLAVGLVSALIGVSKGSEWGWSDGRTIGAIVLGVVVLLLWSWFELRHHDPLVDLRTSAHPPVLFTNLAAVLIGFGMMAQSIVLPQLLQMPEETGFGLGQTILQAGLWMAPGGLMMMFFAPVSSRLITSIGARRTLSIGATVLAVGYLVTLFLMDAPWQLMLGSLVACAGVGIGYAAMPTLILDNVPESESGSGVGLNALMRSVGTTIAGAVMAAVLTSKTVDFAGVAIPDKGAFQLCFIIGAGAAFAGALVALLVPRQGRSRA; encoded by the coding sequence ATGCACTCTCCCTCCGTCGCCGACGCGCCCGTCGAGACCCGTTTCCCACCGATCGCGGTGATCCTCGTGCTCTGCTTCGGCAGCCTCGCCGGCGCGCTCATGCAGTCGCTCGTGATCCCGATCCAAAGTGAGCTGCCCCAGCTGCTGAACACGGCGCCGGGCAACGCGTCCTGGGCCGTGACCGCCACGCTGCTCGCCGCCGCCGTGACGATGCCGGTCACGGGCCGCCTCGCCGACCTGTACGGCAAGAAGAAGGTCATGGTGGCCTCGGCCGGCATCCTCGTCGTCGGCTCGATCATCGCCGCCATGTCGAGCTCGCTCGCGCCGTTCCTCGTCGGCCGCGCCCTGCAGGGCATGGCCATGGGCTACATCCCGGTCGCGATCAGCATGGTTCGCGAGATCGCCCCGGTCGAGAAGCGCGCCACGGCCGTGGCCGCCGTCAGTGCGACCCTCGGCGTGGGTGGCGCCCTCGGCCTGCCGCTGGCCGCGTGGATCGCGCAGGACTACTCCTGGCACGCGCTGTTCTGGTTCTCGTCCGTGCTCGCAGCGGTCATCCTCTTCGCCACGCTCATCGTCGTCCCGAACATCCATGACGAGCACCCCGGCAGGATCGACGTCGTCGGCGTCATCGGTCTGGCCGTCGGACTGGTGTCGGCGCTGATCGGCGTCAGCAAGGGCAGCGAGTGGGGCTGGAGCGACGGCCGCACGATCGGCGCGATCGTCCTCGGCGTCGTCGTGCTGCTGCTGTGGAGCTGGTTCGAGCTGCGCCACCACGACCCGCTGGTGGACCTGCGCACCAGCGCCCACCCGCCGGTGCTGTTCACCAACCTCGCCGCCGTCCTGATCGGGTTCGGCATGATGGCGCAGTCCATCGTGCTGCCGCAGCTGTTGCAGATGCCCGAGGAGACCGGTTTCGGCCTGGGCCAGACGATCCTGCAGGCGGGCCTGTGGATGGCCCCCGGCGGTCTGATGATGATGTTCTTCGCCCCGGTGTCGAGCCGGCTGATCACCTCGATCGGCGCCCGTCGCACGCTGTCGATCGGCGCGACGGTCCTGGCGGTCGGCTACCTCGTGACCTTGTTCCTGATGGACGCCCCGTGGCAGCTGATGCTCGGCTCGCTGGTCGCCTGCGCCGGTGTCGGCATCGGCTACGCCGCGATGCCCACGCTGATCCTGGACAACGTCCCGGAGTCGGAGTCCGGCTCGGGCGTCGGCCTCAACGCGCTCATGCGCTCGGTCGGCACCACCATCGCCGGCGCCGTCATGGCCGCCGTGCTGACCAGCAAGACGGTGGACTTCGCCGGGGTCGCGATCCCCGACAAGGGCGCCTTCCAGCTGTGCTTCATCATCGGCGCCGGCGCGGCCTTCGCAGGTGCGCTCGTGGCGCTGCTGGTGCCGCGTCAGGGCCGCAGCAGGGCCTGA
- a CDS encoding DUF2200 domain-containing protein, translating into MHRIFTTRFADVYPHYVAKAERKGRTRAEVGEIVEWLTGFDETALHHHLDAGTTFEDFFAQADLNPSASLITGVVCHVRVEDVEDPLMQKIRYLDKLVDELAKGKAMEKILRS; encoded by the coding sequence ATGCACCGGATCTTCACCACCCGCTTCGCCGACGTGTACCCGCACTACGTGGCCAAGGCCGAGCGCAAGGGGCGCACCCGCGCCGAGGTCGGCGAGATCGTCGAGTGGCTGACCGGCTTCGACGAGACCGCGTTGCACCACCATCTCGACGCCGGCACGACCTTCGAGGACTTCTTCGCGCAGGCTGATCTCAACCCGAGCGCCTCGCTCATCACCGGTGTCGTGTGCCATGTCCGCGTCGAGGACGTCGAGGATCCGCTGATGCAGAAGATCCGCTATCTCGACAAGCTCGTCGACGAGCTGGCGAAGGGCAAGGCGATGGAGAAGATCCTGCGCTCCTGA
- a CDS encoding TraR/DksA family transcriptional regulator, which translates to MTVEDRERLEAERLRTVQQLTSLSRDFDAVVEASQDSNADDEHDPDGATVAFERSQVDSLLQQTRRHLDEIDDAQSRLDEGSYGVCESCGRPIATARLEARPVARTCIECASAGR; encoded by the coding sequence ATGACGGTCGAGGATCGTGAGCGGCTGGAGGCCGAGCGGCTGCGGACGGTGCAGCAGCTGACGAGCCTGAGCCGGGACTTCGACGCCGTCGTCGAGGCGTCCCAGGACTCCAACGCCGACGACGAGCACGACCCCGACGGGGCGACCGTGGCCTTCGAGCGGTCCCAGGTGGACTCGCTCCTGCAGCAGACCCGCCGGCACCTCGACGAGATCGACGACGCGCAATCGCGCCTCGATGAGGGATCGTACGGAGTGTGCGAGAGCTGCGGCCGACCGATCGCGACAGCGCGGCTCGAGGCCCGGCCCGTGGCCCGCACCTGCATCGAGTGCGCGTCGGCAGGGCGTTGA
- a CDS encoding PLDc N-terminal domain-containing protein has product MGAAFVDAVRQPGSQWARANQNQLLWVLVIVLAGIVGAILYFVIARPALRRVASPGGLADPTSV; this is encoded by the coding sequence GTGGGTGCTGCGTTCGTGGACGCGGTGCGGCAACCCGGCTCGCAGTGGGCGCGCGCGAACCAGAACCAGCTGCTCTGGGTGCTCGTGATCGTCCTCGCGGGAATCGTCGGCGCGATCTTGTACTTCGTCATCGCGAGGCCGGCGCTCCGTCGAGTGGCTTCCCCCGGGGGACTCGCGGACCCGACCTCCGTCTGA